In Spinacia oleracea cultivar Varoflay chromosome 5, BTI_SOV_V1, whole genome shotgun sequence, a single window of DNA contains:
- the LOC110789496 gene encoding uncharacterized protein isoform X1: MDDTGTILFQISTLKDMLDKVNDEIETNIQITREIESEIVKIEEIETALDARESELMKLIYLSQYELSGFIAVTVNSRKSVAALTEEINHQRRKKADLLERLNKKREIFSTACIEFQKNIESEECNRVRSMLLEKESLEDEIQKLDRIDTKFRIPMTAVSDEILEDLHSSNSALAMEIQERQAEHERLLKEIEQFKSVLLSTISDVDDPW, translated from the exons ATGGACGACACAGGGACGATCCTCTTCCAAATTTCGACTCTCAAAGACATGCTTGATAAG GTTAACGATGAAATCGAAACGAACATTCAGATTACAAGAGAAATCGAATCGGAAATCGTTAAAATTGAGGAGATTGAGACTGCGTTGGATGCTAGAGAATCTGAGCTCATGAAGTTGATTTATTTGTCTCAGTATGAACTAAGTGGTTTCATTGCTGTTACAG TTAACTCAAGAAAGTCAGTAGCAGCTTTGACAGAAGAGATTAATCATCAAAGGAGGAAAAAAGCTGACCTACTTGAGAGATTGAACAAGAAGCG GGAAATTTTTTCCACGGCATGCATTGAATTCCAAAAGAATATTGAAAGTGAAGAATGCAACAGAGTCAGGTCAATGTTGTTGGAGAAAGAATCTCTTGAGGATGAGATCCAAAAGCTTGACCGGATAGATACCAAATTCAGAATTCCAATGACAGCAGTTTCGGACGAGATTCTTGAAGATCTTCACAGTTCTAACTCTG CCCTAGCAATGGAGATACAGGAAAGACAGGCGGAGCATGAGAGATTGCTGAAAGAAATTGAGCAATTTAAGTCTGTACTGCTTTCCACCATTTCTGACGTTGACGATCCATGGTGA
- the LOC110789496 gene encoding uncharacterized protein isoform X2, protein MDDTGTILFQISTLKDMLDKITREIESEIVKIEEIETALDARESELMKLIYLSQYELSGFIAVTVNSRKSVAALTEEINHQRRKKADLLERLNKKREIFSTACIEFQKNIESEECNRVRSMLLEKESLEDEIQKLDRIDTKFRIPMTAVSDEILEDLHSSNSALAMEIQERQAEHERLLKEIEQFKSVLLSTISDVDDPW, encoded by the exons ATGGACGACACAGGGACGATCCTCTTCCAAATTTCGACTCTCAAAGACATGCTTGATAAG ATTACAAGAGAAATCGAATCGGAAATCGTTAAAATTGAGGAGATTGAGACTGCGTTGGATGCTAGAGAATCTGAGCTCATGAAGTTGATTTATTTGTCTCAGTATGAACTAAGTGGTTTCATTGCTGTTACAG TTAACTCAAGAAAGTCAGTAGCAGCTTTGACAGAAGAGATTAATCATCAAAGGAGGAAAAAAGCTGACCTACTTGAGAGATTGAACAAGAAGCG GGAAATTTTTTCCACGGCATGCATTGAATTCCAAAAGAATATTGAAAGTGAAGAATGCAACAGAGTCAGGTCAATGTTGTTGGAGAAAGAATCTCTTGAGGATGAGATCCAAAAGCTTGACCGGATAGATACCAAATTCAGAATTCCAATGACAGCAGTTTCGGACGAGATTCTTGAAGATCTTCACAGTTCTAACTCTG CCCTAGCAATGGAGATACAGGAAAGACAGGCGGAGCATGAGAGATTGCTGAAAGAAATTGAGCAATTTAAGTCTGTACTGCTTTCCACCATTTCTGACGTTGACGATCCATGGTGA